Sequence from the Pecten maximus chromosome 8, xPecMax1.1, whole genome shotgun sequence genome:
TAGGGAAAATACTGTCAAAACATTTAAAGCATATGAATATAGGAACGTGCTAAATTTAATTCAATGAGGAAGTTTGAATCAAACACTTACAAATCGCTATATATACGGATAAGAACAGTTTATGCTTTACTCATGGAAAGTAAAGTATCTACTTTTAAGATAGAAGAACGTAacacatgtgtgttgtgtgACAGTAAAGATGACGTGAAGTGGTTCTGTAATGACTGTCAAGAGGCTTTGTGTGACCGCTGTAAAGAAGGTCATCAACGAGGAAAGAAGACACGGAACGATGACGTCGTACACATACAACAGGCAAACAAACATAGCGGGGCGGTACTGCAAGAGGTTTGTAAGATACATCCAGGGAAATCAAGCGATCTGTTCTGTACAGAGTGTAATGTCGTGATGTGTTCATTGTGTTTTACCCAAAAACATAAGCAACATGCATTCAAACATTTTGAAGACGAAGTTGCCTCACAGCAACAGTTATTGTGTAACCAGTTACAAACCCTGAAACAAACATTAGACCAGTTCAAAAAACATATAGCAAACCGTCAGAAAGCGAGGCAACAGTTCGAAGACAGTGCAGATATTATCCAGAAAGACGTCAAAGAACATGGGTCGAGATTGAAAGCAGAGATTGATTCTATTGTCACCACCATTCTGGAAGAATTATCATCAATAGTTGATGAAGAAGACAACATTTTCAAACAGGATGGTCTGCCTGATGAGAACAAAGTAAAAGAGATTGAAAAACTTATCATAGAAGTGGAGCAGAATTCGGAACCCGTGTCCGGTAAAGCTTTGTTTAACCTGACGGGGAGGCTCAGGGCAATTATTCCgcgttttgtttttgttcagaGGAGTGTTACACCGTCCCCGCCATTCTTTGTAACCGGTCAGCCTGATTCCAAACGATTAAAGGCAATGATCGGTCATTTTCAGCACGAGAATGAGAATGAATTAGAGTTATGTTACGAGAGAAAGGAAATAAAAAGTCAATGTGTGCAACTACTTGCCACATTCCGAGTCCCTGAACAAAACAGCATATTATCAATTTGTACTTCGGACGACGCTCATGCATGGTTATCAGTCAATAGATCCAGGGAAGTTGATCAAAGTCGATAAAATGGGAGAAGTCCATCAGTCCGTTCAACTAGATTTCGAACCATGGAGTCTCGCTTTGACCAACACACAAGAGCTACTTATGACGCGCAATGATGTTTCACCACTGATTCATAAACTATCCGAGGACAGACGAGTAACGACATTTGCTAGCACAAGCCCAGCAAAAGCCTGGAACATCAGTGTTAGTGACAGTGATGAGGTATTCGTAAGTACCAACTCTAGAGAAATATTGGTGCTGAACATGTCCGGGGACAGGGTCAAACAACTCTCGTGTGGTCAGGACTGGTGCCGTATTGCGTGCTTGACTACTGGAATTGTTGCAGTTATCACCGATGGTGTTTACTGGCAAAAACCGAAAATCATTGATAAATCTGATCAGGTCATACACACGTGGAGTGGAAAGCTGGACAGTGGTAAATCCATTTTACGGAAGGGACAGAATAGTATAGCGTGTGATAACTTTGGCAGAGTGTTTGTACCTGACACTTACAATAACCAGGTATACGTCCTTCCCCCGCGTAATGATACAATGGCTCTATTGGACAAGAAACATGGGATAACATCCCCAACAGCTGTTTGTGTAGACAAATGCGGGGATGTTTGGCTCGGCTGTATTGATGGCACAGTACATGTGATGCAGCTGTGAACTAACGAGAGTCAAAGACTGACAAATCAAAATCGGCGTTACAAACTGCGATGTCAAAGTTACAAGACTTTTTAAGCCAataaaaatgcttgttacaagcagttttaacatatttcaagaGATGAAAACAATTAATGATATAGATACTATTCGGCGagatatatgttattactataTCATGAGTAGCACCAGTGACTATGCTTaatatgattattatttatattttgatagcttttttttcttcttactAATTAAAATACTTTGAAATTGTGATTTCTGGATTTTGCAATTTTAGAAATGAATTGTATTCatggtattttttgtaaataCATTACTACTTAAAGGTCAGAATACAGGCTTCAACGTTGAATGGTTTTATTATGGAAACATGATATACGTAAATTTTGATACGGCTTCTGTTATGGACCAACATACTGTAAAATCAGTTATTTTGGCGTACACAATGTTCAGCGTTTAACCGATGAACAAATTAGTGCAATGAGGAATTACCTCACCACAAATGCTTGCTGtagaaaataatataaacaaagtGAACAAACATAAATTTATCTTATGTTATCAGTACGAAAAATGCTAGAATATAATAACCGTTGGACTTTTACAATCATTTGTTAAgcttttattttacaaaataaattatatatagttatatgagTTGTCATGTTATgattgacagtatatatagtacatgtatcatgaAAATCCTTAACTGTGTGCAAATATATGCATTTTGGTCCTAATGAGCTTTAATCGGCAACATTGTATTTTTTGATTGTATACTATCTGGTAACGGCTGAAAAATCTTTTCATATTGGCCATTTTGAGAACAGTACTAATGACGAAAATCGTAATCTCTCTCTTGTTGAACGCAATTCAAtgaaacatacaatgtatatcgaaTTAAATCAGTCAGACTTTGTTATCTcgaatattttgataattataataCCCTGCTTAACTCGAAATTCAGTTTCAACACTAAACATTATTATGAAATATACTCAGTATCCCAATATCATCGTTTCAAAGTTTTGTCATGGCCCAACTGTCTTCGAGATAACGGGCTTCTACATAAGTATTATCTATTTACAATGGGGACACAAAGTAAATGATATCATCTCTTAGGAGAGTTTAGCATAGCAAGAAAAACAAAGTAGTATTATGCTATATtcataataaaatatagaaatataaaaacataatatCAATTTTTCAGCACCGTGCTAAAATGACATTATCAAGGGACCAAAAACCGATATTCTGGTTTGAGTCCTTTTGTAGCTTTTTTCAAAACCAACCATGCCTACAATAAACATTAGACGATGATGTTTGCAAGCAAAATAACTCATATGGACACCGattaaacaaacatataatatatatgctTTCCGGAAATAAACTATTATCGGGACGTGTATTACTGTGGGACAGGAAGACACCATAGTGTGTGTGTAACCGGGGCACACTTGACTTGATAGTCATACGTTTCTGATAACATTCACTGTATTAGATTATTATCTCTTTTTTTCCGGGCTCGTTCTATTAACCCTGACCTCTATTCTTGTATTCGTATGTCGTCATTCagtttaaactttcttttattcagACATTTCAAAAAAATGTATAGTTACAAAATTGAATGTACAGAAAAGGAAATAGAAACAGGTGTCTCGGACACTTATGTAAATCTATCACCTTATCATAAACAGCAAATATAATGAGGATGGACAACATATTATTGGCATATAAGACCATATATTAACATTGAATAACAAAAGTTTAAGCAAGGACTACCAGAACTACTGATGACGCGCAAGGATGTTTCATTACTGCCTGAGGACAGACGAGTGACGACATTTGCTGACATTAGTCCATTAAAAATCTGGGATATCAGTGTTAATGAAAATGACGAGGCATTCGTTAGCATTACAACAATATGTGTGCTGAGCATGTCAAGGGACAGGGTAAGAAAACTCTGGTGTAGATAGGGAGGAGGCTGTATCGTATGTTTGACTGACGGGAAGATTGCTGTGACCACTGGCGGTGTTATAAACTGTAAGTGACTGACCATCACCAACAACTTAGATCAGATGATACACACATTGAATGGAGAACTAGACGATGGTCAGAAATTACTAGAGTTATAGTATAACATGTGATGGATGTGATAAGGTGTTCGTCCCTGATCACAATTCTAACCAGATTATGTCATATATCATATGgacaaaaaacatttatatacccatcagctgtgtgtgtcGACAGTTGTGGACATGTCTGGATCGGATGTGAAAATAGTGCACTACATGTGATTCAGTTGTGAACACAAAATCAGGACATATTGGAATGTCTGAACtaattaaagaaaatggaaAAGGTATTGCAAGAGTTTTATGGGCATTcttgttttcgtttttgttttcgttatataaatcaaaataaataaaacaaaataagagagaaatttaaaaataataaattgtattataaacgtacatatttCCGTTAACCCTAGAAAGTCTTCCGTTAAACAATGGTGGCGCATAATGGCAGTTTCCGTATATTGTTTTGCGAGGCAGCTGCGTCAATTTTCATGATTGCGCGGATCTTTTCAGTTCATATCTTCAGTCAGGCACAAAACATTGAGCAAAATAAATACGTCTACAGTATctttgataaaataaatgtatttagaTCGCTGGAAGAGCTGTATCCTCGGAAATGTCCAGTTCTAAGCATGCGGAACTCACATGTACTTTTTTGTTTGTAAAGAAATTGCTGatttataataaaatgatttctACACATTTGTGAAGAGTGATACATTATTATTGCGTTATATAACCTGTGGTGTTTAACTTTATTGGATGCATATTTACGAAAAATGTAAATTACTgtgaaaagaaataattataattcatCTCTGTAGCATCTTTTCTATTCATGTAAATCTTCTAGAATCTTGAACCTGGTGCTATGATTACCTTGTTTTTGAACATCGttattgaaatgttttgttgttgttttttttttaatataatgcTAATCTTAGCATGTTCGTTGAACTTTAAATCACAACAGTTGAAATTTCAATCCAAAGTTTTTAATAAAAGTTAACTTccatttgtttctttttctttgatAAAGTTCCTGGACGTAATCAGGAAGTATTTCACTGATTTCATCAAATGATTATCTACTATAATCTTTTGATACTCTTTTCGTGTCGTATCTCCAAATAGTATGTGACAGTCGCAGAACAGGTAAAATAAACGAGCATCATTCTGATCTCAGACAAGGTAGTTTTACGTAAATAGACCCCGGTTTCTTTTACTTAAAGAAATTCGTCAACTTAATTATTTCCACAAAAATTACTAGAATTAAGAAAATATCTGTGACAATTAACCTTCCTTTCATCAGGTACCGGTCCTATGATAAGAATTTATGTAAAAGATTTTCCTAAAGCAGTTTTTTATGAAACAGATGCCAGAGAACAGAGAGTAAATCACGttcaacaattaagtaaatCATATGCAACAATTAGCGATAAACAGGCCCAAACTACAGCAAAAACATATatcacatacatttgtatgtgtttttGTATTACGAGGAATTAAAAAATCtgcaaaatcaaaatattcataaaaagtGCACAAATAAAAATGTCTATAACAACGTGCAACAGAAATTATATTCACATTACCCATGGTTTGAGTAGGACAAGAAACACATGCCTTGTAATCAACTCCCTTTGCCAGCGCAAAGATCAATGCATTTTTTCAAAGtcttcattatatataaatcaatatttgttttgtcgATTGTCGAAATTGGGTACGACATTTTGTTTACCATGTCagtaaattataaatatattttacattggTTTTGGAAAGGTTCACTAACGCAAAGAATAAATTTATACCAAATGCATTTGTATCCttagaggcgactaatgtgTGATCATACAGTATCGAACTCCTTCTGTCTTCAACCTAGGTCATTCAAAGATGAAATTTCTATTCTACTTGCTTTAAAGAGTTATtatcacaaaaacaaattaagatattaatGGTATTGGTATGATTTTTATATCTTATCTTATAATAGTCTCACAATATGATTTATATTCAAGAGCCGATATGTATGGCGTCCACAATATCTTTCCGGAATATCATCACGTTTTcaaagtttttatttgtaatacaaGCTACCCcattggatatttttttttctaaatatgaTTATTTCAATTGTCATACTTTATGTATTTGCTCTATAAAACTCATGTTAGAAAAGTGTTTTTGAAGTAAGTGCTGAATTCAAGTTTGTGCGTGTAGGAATGTAATAGCCCTGATACAGCGTATTGCATACCGAGATGGAAATAAGAGAGCATTGTCGTATTGCCCAATTTTAATTCGGACGAACCAGatattagatatttgaaaataaagcaccatttttaaatgttgaaCTATGAAATATCGTGATAAAGTCAAGTTGTGAATAATTGCTTTAAATGTATTGGTTGCTTTAAAGTGTTGAGGTACATCGTTTATTTCATTAATACCTTAATACTGATCTCTCGGTTTTAGTAACGTTTTCTATCAGGTATTGACCATGTCAAATATCTTTTACCATTTAAAATGAGGGCACTTCTGAGTATTTTGTGGTTTTATAACTTTAATAACATCACCATTATTCATCGATTACATTTAGCATGCATCACgtcatttcaacatttttttttagaaaaacgTATTCGTTGAATACTAGCATTATTTTCAGTTATAAAGCAAAGTACGGCatgtatagaaaaaaaacaaggcGTTTCGCTTTCTTTTAGGCATCTGAAACTATCAATAGGTCCAAAACTGTAGAGTGCACGGTAACGACGTATTGGTTTAGCGAACTTTTTAATTGTTCATTAATTCGAGTTTTGACTTGTATACTTTATACTCAGACTATGCTTTTATAAAAGACTACAGTGGctaatatatagttatacatattattttattaataaataaagataacatttcaaggagacaaacatgtATTGTATGCAAATGAGAAACAAGAGACACGGAAATAAGGTCACCTATTGTTTATTCAGACCTCCTTCCGTGACAGGTTAGGAAAACAGCtacatgataatatatatcaatccGAAATTATGCTCCTCTAGTGTTGATTTGATTCTATACGGTGGTCCTAGAGCATGCCTTTGTGTTTCTATTACTGACAATGGTTGTTTCACAGGTGTCTGGTTTCTATTGTATGGCTAGGTACACTTTACTCGTTGTTGTTCCTGCCGTGCTTGCACTTGTGGCGGATATGGTTAAGGAATGGGCTCCTGCTGACTGGGATACGAGCCTCAAACTGCTCGTGCATGACTTGTTGCTCCAACATCTGGTTTCTGGAAGCAAGGACACGGGCCTGGAGACGGCTGTAAATAGAACAATTAGGAAAAATTAGAAACAGGCAATCGTgaattataatttgtttgaatgCATGCCCATACAAATATCTAgacttgttttcattttgtgtattatgaaattcacaatgaagtgtttatcaaaattcaaaatccTCGAACATGCTCCTACTAGGACAACTGTGCTATGACAGCACCATgaaatttaacaattaaacagtaATAAAAGTATATCAAGCATGTAAATTTACTACTTACGCGTGCATGAGATCGGTGAGAAGCTCGTGAACGGCCTCCTCAGACACAGCACCGTGGCTGATTCCCTGTTGAACAGTCATGACGTGACGGACAACCTCCTGGTCATCACCATAAGCGTGCATGAGAGCATCCTCAGCGCCTCTAAGGTAGGCAGGGAAGGCATTTGGTGGCCTCTGGGTGTTCTGGCCATCAATGTTGATCTCAAAGTTCATGTTCATTGGCACTGCGATCAAAAGAAACTTTGAATTAGTACAAGAACGACATATTATTTACTTTTCTTTATGGGGAATATTTccaatacataattatgttttgGTTTGTAAATACAAtctatcattattattatcacATTGATTGTGACCTTGTCTGATTGAAACGATGATAATAATCCCGTTTCTAATAATTTTGCAGAAAATATGTCATCTTTATTTGGATGATCACAAGGTTATGTCAtcaaataatatggaatataaataaataaacttgaAGTATCCTTACTTGGTCTTCTCTGCTGCATCATCATCTGCCTTTGCATCATCATTTGTCTCTGCATCATGATCTCTTGAGGAGGAATCTCCATCATGGGCTGTTGCTGTTCCATTTGGTTTCCACCCATTACCAATCCACTGACACCCTGGAGTCCCTTCATGAGCATGGGCAAGTATTGCATGGGGTTTTCCATGATTCCGGAGTTCTTTACCTTGGTCATAATAGCCTCCTTGATCTCATCCAGAGAAGATTCTGTTGGAATATGATAATATGATATGATTATGTGAAATTTATAATATTACgctaaatatttacattattttcaattataaattatattttgacaatgttCTTATTGTATAACAACCTTTTCTGTTAACTTGAAACAGcgttaaaaatatcaataaaaataaacacaaaagcAGAACAAAATACGACCTAATTGAGAGAGTGTACAACGTCTTACCATCCTTGAATTCAAATCCGTATTCATTGGCAGTGTTAAGGAACTTCTTCTTGAGCGCATTCATAGCTTTCTCTGGTGTCTCTGTAAAAGAAATAACcaaaattaaaatctagatgatGGTAAAAGAGCTATGGGTTGTGCTATTTCAACAAGAAATTaagtttaaaagtttaaatgtaAACCCTATGTAGCTGTATTGTACAATACATTTCAGTTCCTGACCAAAACGATgcttttttgtgtgtttttttacCCTGTATAGACTGTAACTTACCCATATCCTCATCAGCTACTTCGAGTCCGAGGGTATCCATGTATCCCCTCATCTTTTCCATGACCTTGGCTCTCATCTCTTCTGGAGAAGCATCCTCTGTAAGACAAGGATACAGATAATATATGGCCACCTGCATTTAATGTttggtcattttttttatccGAGAGTATGCAATACTTTATTCATAATACTAGATACAGATTGGCAATTCGTACCTGTTTTTTTTACTGGATCTTTTGTGATAGGCATGTGATAGTTGTAAAAAGCTTTTAATTAAGGTAGAGATAGGAGACCTTACAGTTTTATGATAAAACTCAGACAATATTGTCATGTTTTATGTGCCGAACTCACTTTAAtagttatcaataaatataccTGACGTAAAGCGTTTATTAGCATACCAACCTGGAAGTTCGAAATGTTGTCTGAGCAGAGCCTCAAGCTGGGTCTTCATGGCTTCTGGGTTCTCTGTAAAGAAAGATATGTGTTAGTCAAGAAACGACATTAAGTTAAAGTCATAAACTTAAGTTATTTTACAACTGTTATTCACTGCGTTtaaaaatctgtattttgaGCTTATATTTAGCTGGACGGTTGAGTGAAATGGAGGTTTTGATAGGAGAAACAGCCAACGTGCAATGGATGGTAGGCCAGAGAAGGGGATCAACATTATCATCGACGTTGTAAACGAACCTCCATGGtattatataatttttgaaaaaatctaTGCAGCaaaccaaacacaaacataccaggATCGATTTCAATTCCTTCCTCCTTCAGCTGGTCTTTCAGGAGGTTTATTACTTTTGGTAGGGCAGACTTGATATCTGTGATGAATAAAAAACATAGATTTAATAATTCATGTCAACTGTTTAAATCCAAATCAAACTTTAGCTCTTTTTTGTTTCAATCTacattaacattgaattaagaTTGATAAAGGAAGTAgtataaaatatttaagaacCATGGAAGTCTTCGACGTCAAGGCCGAATTCTGACAACATATCCTTTGCTTGGGTGGTAAGGGTGCCCATGATGCTTGACATATCATCCTCATTTGGAACCTCCATTCCCATATTTGCGAGCTCAGCCTTCATCATCTTCTGTATACCTCCTGTCGATTAAGAGGTTTTGGTCAAAATCTACACAAcaacttcatttatttttgcATCTTGTAGAGAGAGATTCTTTAATACATCGCGAGGAAAATAATAACTTGCTGTTGAAAGTAACTTCCGCGAAGAATATTAATTTggtgtatataaagtaacaTGCTCTCTACTctaaaaggataaaaaaaactaatgtgtatatatttatataagtaaaacaATATACTATCCGCCGTGATTATATAAATTTCAATACAGATAACCGAGTTAACGATTGATTTTGCTAGTACAATATTTAGAATAACAGGGCACGAATGTTTTCTCTTATTGACTCTTAATAGTTAACTACCGTTTTGTACGCCTCCGATCATATCCTTGATTTCGTCCATGTGCTCTGGCAAATGCTTGGCGGCATCAGTGATATCCTCCTTGGAAAGACCTGAAAGCAGATCAGAATCATGATCACCGAGAAACACAGAAAACATCAGCGTAAAACCATGGAATTTTCGCCCACAAAAATAgctaaatgaaaaataaaacagttCCTAGGGGAACCTTCTTATTCAAAACAGATATAAGGTGAATAAGCGTCCTTAAATGACGAtgactgttgataggacattaaacaaaacaacaaaaacataacagaaacaaaataaggagaaataaaaaatgtttttaagttTGAATATGGATTTATCCAGTATTTATATGGCTTGTTAAATAACGATCATTTTGTGTTAACCTTCACTAAAAGAAATGTTACGTATTGCAGGACACCTGCCATTGAACATGTGTTCATGTGACTTACCCATTCCCTCGACCATCTCCATCATTTGTGGGGGCATGTGCTCGATGATCCCCTTCAACTCATCGGGGTCGACATCCTTAATAAGAGATGCTGAGGAAAAGATGCATCAAATGAGTTGAAATAATGTTAGAAAGCGCATGTTATTAAATGTAATTCAACATTCAATTATCAGAAGAAACActaattattatcaatattattttcatataacgAACATATGGCTTAGATTTCCGTAACAAAAGGATACAACACTTTGCATCCATTCGCAATGACAAACTGGTTATTACAACCTGACTGCTATTCTTTTACTCAAAACTACTGgatgaaataataatatttctcAACATTAGGACATGAGTATGCagaataatatttatttacttacaAATATCGTCCATGTTGAGTCCAGACATTAAGCTCTTAGCTTGTCCC
This genomic interval carries:
- the LOC117332151 gene encoding uncharacterized protein LOC117332151; protein product: MGEVHQSVQLDFEPWSLALTNTQELLMTRNDVSPLIHKLSEDRRVTTFASTSPAKAWNISVSDSDEVFVSTNSREILVLNMSGDRVKQLSCGQDWCRIACLTTGIVAVITDGVYWQKPKIIDKSDQVIHTWSGKLDSGKSILRKGQNSIACDNFGRVFVPDTYNNQVYVLPPRNDTMALLDKKHGITSPTAVCVDKCGDVWLGCIDGTVHVMQL
- the LOC117332592 gene encoding uncharacterized protein LOC117332592; its protein translation is MRIVILTVLVACAMGMDFDLKNIQGMIGGLSGMGNIGNLMGQAKSLMSGLNMDDISSLIKDVDPDELKGIIEHMPPQMMEMVEGMGLSKEDITDAAKHLPEHMDEIKDMIGGVQNGGIQKMMKAELANMGMEVPNEDDMSSIMGTLTTQAKDMLSEFGLDVEDFHDIKSALPKVINLLKDQLKEEGIEIDPENPEAMKTQLEALLRQHFELPEDASPEEMRAKVMEKMRGYMDTLGLEVADEDMETPEKAMNALKKKFLNTANEYGFEFKDESSLDEIKEAIMTKVKNSGIMENPMQYLPMLMKGLQGVSGLVMGGNQMEQQQPMMEIPPQEIMMQRQMMMQRQMMMQQRRPMPMNMNFEINIDGQNTQRPPNAFPAYLRGAEDALMHAYGDDQEVVRHVMTVQQGISHGAVSEEAVHELLTDLMHARLQARVLASRNQMLEQQVMHEQFEARIPVSRSPFLNHIRHKCKHGRNNNE
- the LOC117332150 gene encoding transcription intermediary factor 1-beta-like codes for the protein MESKVSTFKIEERNTCVLCDSKDDVKWFCNDCQEALCDRCKEGHQRGKKTRNDDVVHIQQANKHSGAVLQEVCKIHPGKSSDLFCTECNVVMCSLCFTQKHKQHAFKHFEDEVASQQQLLCNQLQTLKQTLDQFKKHIANRQKARQQFEDSADIIQKDVKEHGSRLKAEIDSIVTTILEELSSIVDEEDNIFKQDGLPDENKVKEIEKLIIEVEQNSEPVSGKALFNLTGRLRAIIPRFVFVQRSVTPSPPFFVTGQPDSKRLKAMIGHFQHENENELELCYERKEIKSQCVQLLATFRVPEQNSILSICTSDDAHAWLSVNRSREVDQSR